The following DNA comes from Mucilaginibacter jinjuensis.
TGGCGGCACAACCTGGCAGTGGCAACAGGTAAAGGGTTTTGAGCAAAGTGATTTTAGGGATATAGAAGCATTTTCTGATCAAAAGGCGGTAATTATGAGTTCGGGTATACCGGCATTGATTATGACTACTGCAAACGGCGGGAAAAGCTGGCAGGTAAATTATCGAAATGATGATAAGGCTTACTTTTTAGATGCCATGGCTTTTGCTGATGACAAACATGGCTACACGCTCGGCGACCCTATTAACGGAAAGTTTGTGCTACTGGAGACTAAAGATGGTGGGCATAACTGGAAGTCTATGGCCAATGCCCCGGCAGCTTTACCCAATGAAGCTTGCTTCGCTGCCAGCGGTACTTGCATTGCAGCCGATAAAAACACACTGCAAATTGTTACCGGCGGAAGTGTTAGCCGCTTATTAAGCTGGGATAATAAAGACTGGGTATATCAAGCCCTACCGATATTGCATGGCAAGGAATCGCAAGGGGCTTTTTCATTTGCAGGTGAGAGTAGCACAATGGTTTTTGTGGGAGGCGATTATCAAGATAATCACCGTGCAGATTCGGTAGCTTATGTGGCAAATTTTTGTTGCGATGTGACAAAAGCAGGCTTTCCACAGCGGTCGCCTGCTGGTTTTCAGTCGTGTGTAAACTGGTTGGGCGGTAGTAATTTCATATCAACCGGCACCTCCGGCACCAACCTTTCAACTGATGGTGGTAACACCTGGGCCCGCATAAACGATGAAAGTTTTAATGTTTGCCAACAAGCGAAGCACGGTAAATTGGTATTGTTGGCAGGCGATAAGGGTAAAATAGCATTGTACGAACCGTATTTGCCTCATAATTAGCAATTAATAAAAACTTTAAAATATTTGCAAATTTAGCTTGCAGGAAAAACTCAATAATCCTATATTTGCACCACTTTAACGGAAACGTTAAATGATTCCGTAGCTCAGCTGGTAGAGCATTACACTTTTAATGTAGTGGTCCTGGGTTCGAATCCCAGCGGGATCACAGAAAGCCTCTCAGAAATGAGGGGCTTTTGTCGTTTTAAAAATTAGCTGATGCTTAATTTTCAGTCTTTATAATAAAGGCAACTATATCATTTGGCACCCAATTTCTGAGTTCATCTATCTCAGAATCATCTTTACATTCAATTAAAAGACCGGTATTTATTCTGCCAGAATGTGGCTTTACTACACTTTCTATACTAATAATTTTTCTGTATCTAATTGTTTCAAATGCAACAATTTCAATTTGGTCACCTGTAGAAACAAGTCCATCAGTTATATATCCGGCCAATACGAGCCCTCTCCCGGTAATTTTAAAGGTATCGGCAATTATATATTTCGCTGTCGGCTGATGTGTGGTATTGATAATGTATGCTTTAGCAACAGATTCTGCTTTTTCTCTTGCCGCCTCCCCGCTAAAAAAGTTTTCTTTATACTCGTTTGAATAGTCAATTGTTATTTCATTCCGCATCATATCATAAACAGCCCACCACCACTGATCTTCATCCATCCACTCGGCTCTAAGCATTAATCCAGCCCATATTGCGGTACAATCATCCAAAAGATCGCCGGTCCATACAATGGTCTCAAGCGCTAAAGCCTTTCTTAACTCACTATTCATTTTTTTTGATTTAACTGATTGTAAAAATCATTAATGAATTAAATAGATAGGAAACATTTGTAGGTATTCTCTCACACCTCCGCCCTTGTCCTTTTATTAATCAAATTAACAGCGTCGTCCAATTCTTGCGATGATGCATACAGGTACTCGATCAAGGTGCTCAACTCATCAGATGGGTTGGGGTATTCTTTAATCATACGGGCCAGGGCCAGGATGTTGGAGAGGGGGCGCCTTACCTCGTGCGAGTTAATCCACGCAATTTCTTCCAGCTGTTCGTTGCGGCTCACCAGTTCTTGCTCGTACCGTTTCTGCTTGTCAATATCCTGCATGGCGCCAATCAAGCGAATGGGTTCACCGGCTTTGTTAAAAACCGAAAGGCCCCGGTCCCTAACATATTTTATAGTCCCGTCTGCGCACCTGAAGCGATATTCTAATATCCAGTCTTTTTGTTTATTGGCTATTACGTCAGCAAAAAAATGCTGAACCTTGTCCCTGTCTGCATAGTAAACATCGGTCATGTCATTAAAATCATACGGCCGGTTTTCTTCAGTGTAACCATAAATTTCTTCAAACCCCTCCATCCAGGTAATTTTGTTCTCCAGCAGATCATAATCCCATATCACATCGTGTGTTGCCTGGTTTACGGCTTCGTACAAATGCAATAATTCGCCAATCCGTTTCTCATTTTTAATGTTTTCATCTATGTCGGTAATCATTACCAGTACAGCATCTTCTTTTATCAGCGGGATGCTATGGAAGTTAAACCTTACATAAAATTTTTCACCATTCTTTTTTTGATGCAAAGCTATGCCTGATTCGTCGGGTTCTTTTTCTTTGACTACATACCGTTTAAACTCCTCGTGATCTTCTTCAGGCCTTATATCGAGAGCTGTCATTTTCGAGAACTCTTTTTCGGTATAGCCATAAAGTTTAACCATTGCTTTGTTTACATTCAGAATTTTTAAGCTGCCCTTTGCCATAATATAAATAGCAAGCGGGCTGCCATTAAAAAGATTCTGGTAGCTCGAGGTTGCTATATGTACACTTTTAAAGTAAAATCTAATGGATAAACCGAATAGGAAGGCGATAATGGTTAACAATAATAAAGTTCTTTCGAGTGAGGTTTGGTGGAGGGTACTGTATCCTAAAATAGTAAGCATGGCTATTGTGAATAAAACAAATAGCACAATTTGGAGCGGCGAAGGTTTATTCATAAACAATGAAATAGGCTATCCTAAAGTACATATAATATTGTTATAAAATTAATCGGTGGTTAATCTGTTTGTTTGTGTGTCTTTTTTCTGCCACTAAATCAGGGAGTTTTACAAACTATTGCAAAAAGCTTTAAAAGTTTCAATGATTTTTCTATCTTTGCACCTCTTTATCGGAAACGATAATGATTCCGTAGCTCAGCTGGTAGAGCATTACACTTTTAATGTAGTGGTCCTGGGTTCGAATCCCAGCGGGATCACAAAAAGGGAACAGTCAATTTTTGATTGTTCCCTTTTTTTATGCCCATAAGAATTGCACAGGTAAGCTATTGCCAGGTAGTAAAAAGTAGCCCAAAATTTACCGGGTCAATATTAAAACCACACAAAGTATCCAAAGCCAATTTAGAAGTGCGTAATCTGCTGTAATGCAATGTTTTTGGCAAGTAAGAAGTGGTTAGTTACAATGGAATTAGCATGGTATTTAATGCAAATTTGTAAAAGTAATAAGATCACAAGGTGCAATATGAAGGGCTATAATTTTTAATGAAACGAAGATGAAAAATGCTTGTGGTTGGGGTTAGAGCCGCAACATGATATATCTTTAATAAAAATTAGGCTCTTGCAAACATAATAACACATTATATTATATTTGCCGTACATATGGAAAATAATTTGGCCACTTTTAAAGGCAAGACGCTAATGATAACTGGCGGGACAGGCTCATTTGGCAACGCGGTATTGAATAGATTTTTGCAATCGGACTTGGCTGAAATAAGGATTTTTAGCCGCGATGAAAAAAAACAAGAGGATATGCGTATCCACTATAAAAATAACAAATTAAATTTCATTATCGGAGATATAAGAGACTTTCAAAGCATTAATTCTGCAATGGCTGGCGTGGATTTCCTTTTTCATGCTGCTGCTTTAAAGCAAGTCCCCTCTTGCGAGTTTTATCCTATGCAGGCAATTCAAACCAATATTATTGGTGCAGAAAATGTGATGGAAGCTGCAGCCATTAATAAGGTAAAACGAGTGGTCGTACTTAGTACTGATAAAGCCGTATATCCGATTAACACCATGGGAATGAGTAAAGCTCTTATGGAAAAACTTGCTGTCTCTAAAGCAAGAGATCCAAAGGTGAGAGCCAATGATTCTGTTATTTGTGCTACACGCTATGGAAACGTTATGTGCTCACGCGGATCAATCATCCCGTTGTTTATTAAACAGATCAAAGAAGGTAATCCATTGACAGTTACAGATCCAAATATGACGCGATTTATGATGTCATTGGAAGATTCTGTTGACTTAGTTCTTTTTGCTTTTGAAAATGCACAACCGGGGGATATTTTTGTACAGAAATCTCCGGCAACCACTATCTTAACATTAGCTACCGCACTTAAGGAGTTATTTAATGCCAATAATGAAATTAATATTATTGGCCCACGCCACGGTGAGAAACTTTATGAGACGCTTTGTGGTAAAGAAGAAATGGCGAAAGCGTTGGATATGGGTGATTTTTACAAAGTCCCGGCAGATTATAGAGATCTTAACTATACAAAATATGTACAGGAAGACGGTCCAACTTTAGTTGATTTTGAATATAATTCTCACAATACGAAAAGATTGGATTTAGATGCAACGAAACAATTGTTGTTATCACTTGATTATGTACAAAATGAACTTAAAGATTTATAATTATGCTTCCCTTAGTTAAGCCTTTTTTGCCACCAAAAGAGGTGTTAATGCCTCAATTGGAGCAGATATTGTACAGTGGTTATATTGCCGAAGGCGAAGCTGTGTATGAGTTTGAAAGAAACTTCGCAAATTTTGTATCCAATCCGCATACTGTTTCCCTCAATTCGGGCACAGCAGCATTGCACATTGCGTTGTTACTTGCCGGGGTTGGCTCTGGTGACGAAGTAATTAGCACTGTACTTACTGCCGAACCTACTAACGTGGCCATTAAATTGGTTGGCGCCAAAGTTATTTGGGCTGATGTAGATATAAATACAGGATTGCTTGACCCGGTTTCTGTTCGAAGTAAAATTACGGCAAAAACCAAAGCAATAATGATTGTTCACTATGCTGGTATGGTGGCCGATCTGGATGAATTTAAAAAGTTATCAGAGGAATTTAATATTCCTGTTATTGAAGATGCTGCACACGCGCTTGGATCCAAATATAATGGGCAGGTTGTAGGATCTATATCGCCTTATACCATATTCTCTTTTCAAGCCATAAAGCATCTTACCACCATTGATGGAGGAATGCTAACGCTAAAAACCGAAGAGCAACAACACAATGCGAAACTTTTACGTTGGTTTGGGCTTGATAAGATGAAACCCCGGTTAGAAAATGATATCAAGTTTCCGGGTTACAAATATCACATGAATAATGTAAATGCTACTGTTGGTTTGGTGCAGCTTAAATATATTCAGGATGTTATTGATAAGCACATAGCTAACGGATTATATTTTGACAAAGAGTTAGCAAATACAGCAGGAGTAGAGCTTTTACATTATTATCCAAAGAGTGAGGCTTCATACTGGTTGTATACCCTTAAAGTTGAAAACCGTGATGCCTTTATCAAGATGTTAGCGGCGAACGGCATTTCTGCTTCAGAACTACATTTACGTAATGACAGGCACTCAATTTTTGCAGAATCCAAAACTGATTTACCTGCTTTTGAACAGTTTTATAAAAAAATGGTACACATTCCATGTGGTTGGTGGGTAAGCAAAGAAGATCGCGAAAAAATAACAGATCTCATTAAAAAGGGTTGGTAATATGATACCTATTTTTAAACCCTATATGCCGCCGGCTTTACCAGAGTTGAATGATATTTTATATTCAGGAAATCTGTCTTACGGCAAATGGGGTAAGCAATTTGAAAGCAAGCTGAGCAGCTATATAGGTGCAGAGTACGTAATGGTAACTAACTCTTATAACTCTGCAATGCTGATTATGCTTACAACACTGGGCTTATCGCCAGGCGACGTTGTATTAGCATCGCCTATGAGCTGTTTGGCTTCTAATCAACCATTTATAACTCAAAATTTGAAAGTAAAATGGGTTGATATTGATCCGGCCACCGGATCAATGGATCCTGATAGCCTTGTAAAAGCAATTGATAGTAATTGCAAGGCTATTTTTCATAACCATTTTTGCGGTACACCTGGTTATATTGATGAGATCAACAAAATAGCTTCTGAGCATGGCTTGGTAGTGGTTGATGATTGTATTGAAGCTTTCGGGTCGAAATATAAAGGTAAAATGATGGGTAATGTAGGTACAGATGCATCTGTATTTTCATTTCAAACCGTAAGGTTACCAAATACAGTTGATGGTGGTGCTATCGCATTCAAAAGTGCTAAAATGTTTGAGCGCGCTCTGCGTATTCGTGATTATGGTATTAACCGTGCCACATTTAGAGATTGTTATAACGAAATAAGTGTCGATTCGGATATTGAAATAGGCGGATATGGAGCTCTAATGCCCGAAATCAATTCTTATATCGGCTATGAACAGATGGGAGACCTGCCGTTGCTTATTAGCAAACAACGCGAAAATGCAGTTAAATGGCAATCGTACTTAACTGCTAAATATCCAAATGACAAAATTATAGGTTTTAGTGAAGATATAGATCCTAATTTTTGGGTAATAGGTTTGTTGTGTAACAATAAGCAAGAATCACTAAAACATTTTAGAAATATTGGATATTACGCTACCGGTGTTCACATTAGTAATAACCATTACTCGGTTTTTGGCGATCAGCAATATTTAGCTGGTGTAAGTGACTTTGAAAACAAATTTTTGGCATTGCCAACGGGATGGTGGATAGAAGATTTATCGTTTGATTAATGAATATCGGAAAAAATAATACTATATCAGCAACAACATTAATTCCTAATTTTGTTGAAATGGGTGATTTTAACAGAATAGGGGCAAACGTAACTATTCAAGCTGTTAAGGGCGCTAAAAACCCCAAACTTATTATCGGCGATTGTAATATCATTAATGATAATGTAAAAATACTTGTAGGTGATGAAGGGGTATTTATTAAGGATTGGAATGTGATTCATAATAATATATTCATAATTGGTGAGCGTAAAGTAGAGATTGGTCATAACGGATGGTTTGGTCAACATACGATATTAGACGGAAGCGGAGGTTTATCAATTGGAAATGGGGTTCGCATCGGCATGTATTCTCAAATCTGGACTCATGTGGCAAGTGGAGAGCAATTAGAAGGTTGTGTGTTATATGCTCAAAGAGGCACTATCATTCATGACGATGTATGGTTAGTGGGAAGTTGTATTGTGGGTTCCGGAATTGTATTGGCAAAGCGTAGCATTTGTTTGATAAATTCTCTTTTGACGAAAGATACTATTGAAGGAAAGGTATATTCAGGATCGCCTGCAAAAGTTATGGAAAAAATCAATTTTTATAAAAAAGTTGATATAGCTGACAAATATAATATGATGTATAACTGGGCTAATGAATTTGCAAATAGCAACCAAGATATAACAGTTGAAAGAACATCTACAGAAATGATTGTAATCACGAACAAGCTATCAGAAAAGATAATTTTTACAAGTATCGATCATCTTGATACGGATTTGGACCCCTTGGTTACAGTGTTTAATATGCAAACAAAAACTTTCAAAAAGAAAAAGAGCATATTAGAAATGGAATTCTATGCCTTTATTTATAATAATAAAGCACGATTTATACCTATTAATTAAATATTACAATGATAGAAAAAAGCAATTTCTTAGATAATTTCAAAGAATTATTTGAAGAGACATCTCCTGACCAAATAACCTTTCAAAGTCATTTCAGAGATCTGGATGAGTGGAGCTCATTAATAGTATTGTCATTGATAGTTCAATTTGAAGATAATTACAACGTAAAATTAAATCTAGAAAAAATAGAATCAGCAGTTACTGTGGAAGATTTATATCAATTAACTCAGTAAAATGTCAATAGATTACAATTTTAATGAAAAGCATTTATTGATTACAGGCTGTACTTCTGGAATTGGACAGCAGTGCGCTTGGGACTTAAACAAATTTAATGCTACGTTATCAGTAACTGGCAGAAGTTCGGAAAAATTTGTAAAAACGAAAGAGAAACTTAAGTCTGGTTCATACAATGCTTTTATTGGTGATTTAACGAACAGTGAATTTATTGATGATTTAGTAAAAGATGTTAAACCTTTGGATGGGTTAGTTCTATCGGCAGGTATAGTTGATTATACTCCGGTAAAATTAATTAGTAAACAAAGAATAAGAAATGTATTTGATTTAAATTTCGAGGCCAACGTTTTATTAATTCAAAAATTATTATTGAAAAAAAAGATAAATAATTCAGCATCTATAGTTATCATTTCTTCTATATCAAACAAACTTGGGATTCCTGGAACTGCGCTTTATGCGGCTTCAAAAGCGGCAATTAGCGCCTATGCGAAAGTTTTGTCAAGCGAGTTGTCATCAAAAAAAATACGAGTTAATACAGTAGTTCCTGGTGTTATTAAAACAGAATTAATTACAAATAAGGGAGTAATTAGCGTTGAGGAGTTTAATAAGGATGAAAATGCTTATCCTTTAGGATATGGTACTGTTGAAGATGTCTCAAATCAAATAATGTATTTATTGTCAGATGCCTCGAAGTGGGTGACTGGGTCTGAATTTGTTCTTGACGGCGGCTATTTGCTTAAATAAAATGAATAAAGCGTATATAAAATATATAGAATATTATTTACCTGATGCAATATTGGATAATAATACTCTTAATGAGGAATTTCCATCTTGGTCGGCTGATAAAATTTCGGCGAAGACCGGCATTTATCAGAGACATATTGCCGCTCCAGATGAATTTGCCTCTGATATGGCGATTAAAGTTGCTGAAAAACTAATAGTAAATAATAATATTGATCGATCTGAGATTGATTTTATTCTTTTATGTACACAAAGCCCTGATTACTTTTTGCCAACTACAGCATGTATAGTACAAAACAAACTTAATATCCCATCTAGCGCAGGAGCATTAGATTTTAATCTGGGGTGTTCTGGATATGTATATGGGTTAGCTTTAGCAAAAGGATTAATAGTTTCCAATATTGCTAAAAATGTATTGTTAATTACATCTGAAGTATACTCTAAATTTATCCATGAAAAGGATAAATCAAATCGGACTATTTTTGGTGACGGCGCAAGCGCTACATTGATAAGTAACAGTGGGTTATGTGAAATAGGAGAATTTGATTTAGGTACTGATGGTTCGGGTGCTAACAATTTAATAGTAAAAGAAGGTGCTACCCGGTATCCCGAAAGGGGAAATACAGAAACCATTGATAGTTTTGGGAATGTTCATGCGCCCGCCTGCCTTTATATGAATGGCCCTGAAATTTTTACATTTACGTCAAGAGCTGTTCCTGAATTAATTAATAATACATTAAATAAAAATAACCTTTCATTAGCTAAAATTGACTTGCATATTTTTCATCAGGCTAATCAATTTATGCTTGAGCACTTAATGAAAAAAATTGGAATAGATAGAGATCGTTTTTTTATCTATTTAAAGGAATGCGGGAATACTGTATCTTCAACTATACCAATTGCTTTGAAAAATGCTATAGAGGGAAAAATTAAAAAAGGCGACAACGTTCTGCTAGCTGGCTTCGGTGTAGGGTACTCATGGGGAGCAACTATCCTCTTTTTTTGAGAAACACTTAATATGTTCAAAAACATCATTGCCAATATTGCAGGCAAGTTTTGAATCATTTATCAATTACCCTTTTTATACCAATTTACGTTGGCCTAAAAATTATTCGGTAATTAAGCTTCTCTCTGGTATTACCTGGCCTCTTGACTATAATTGACACTTGTCATACCGATACATTATCAAAATATAACTTCAAAGGTTTGGCATAAAGTTGAGAGGTTTTAATCGGCGATAGTTATAGTGAAACTATCTTAAAACAAACAATCAATAATGAGAAAAGTAATAGTAATTGGATCTGGTATTTCTGGATTAAGTATTTCTAGAATGTTGGCAGAAGACAATGAAGTCGAAATTTTAGAACGTGATGAATTGCATGGTGGGTTAATAAAATGTAAAAGAATAGACGGTAATTTATTCCATCTTGTTGGCGGTCATGTTTTTAATAGCCGAAACCAAGCTGTTTTGGATTGGTTCTGGAAACATTTTGACAGGCAGAATGAATTCATTAAAGCGAATAGGAATGCTAAAATATTAATGGGGGATGCAGTAATTGGTTATCCTATTGAAAATTATTTATATCAGCTACCTGAGCAACAGGCAATTATTGTATTAAATGAATTGCTTGATAAGTTATCCAGTGGTGTAAGAGATGTAGGTGATTACGCAAATTTCAAAGATTTCCTTATAGGAAATTTCGGTGAGGAGCTTTACAACATATACTTCGGGCCTTACAATACTAAAATATGGAATACTGATTTATCAAAGGTCCCACTTGAATGGCTTGAAGGTAAACTACCTATGCCAAAGTTACGGGAAGTAATACTTAGTAATGTGGTTAGGCAGGAAGAAACTACAATGGTTCATTCCACATTCTATTACCCCTGTAAAAACGGATCGCAATTTATTGTAGATCGATTAGCTGAAGGTTTATCAATTAATAAGTCGTATGATGTTCAGTCGATAGAATATTTAGATGAATATAAACTTTCTGTTAATAATGGCGATAAGATTGTTGATTCTATTGTTTACTGTGGAGATGTAAGGAAACTACATAATATAATTAAAATTAATGACTCGGCTTTACAAAAAGCTCTTATAGATATTTCCAATTTGGTTTCTAATGGTACTTCAAACATACTTTGTGAAACAGATGCTGATGATATTTCGTGGCTGTATTTACCAGAAGAAAGATTTAAAGCTCATCGAATTATCTACACAGGTAACTTTAGTGACTCGAACAATGGTGGCACGGCTCGTAAAACATGCGTGGTTGAGTTTTCAGGTAAACAGAATCAGGATGATATGATTAAAGAATTAGCTTTATTACCGGGCAATTTAGTGCCTCTTGCATTTAATTATGAACCAAATTCATACATTATACAAGGAGAGGAAACCAGAGAGAAGATATTATTGTTGAAAAAACTATTGAAGCCATATCGCATCTTTTTGTTAGGAAGATTTGCAGAATGGGAATATTACAACATGGATAAATGTATAGAGGCCGCAATGGATTTAAAAAGGCTTAACTTTTAATATTCTTATTCTTGAAAGATAGCTTAAATTAAGAATAATGAAATTAAAAAAAAATGCTTTCTATAATATATTGCTTACAGGCTCAAGTTTAGTTTTGCCCTTGTTTACTTTTCCTTATGTTACCAGAATTTTGGCTCCAGAAGGAATTGGCCATGTCAATTTTGCAAACTCTTTTATACAATACTTTGTGATTCTTACTTCCTTAGGTATCCCATTATATGGGATAAGAGAAGTAGCAAAAGTAAAGGATTCAATAAGGTTAAGAAGCAAAATATTATTTGAATTATTGTTAATAAAAATCATCTGTACATTTTTTGGAATCTTACTATATCTGATATTAATCTATTCCATCGGTAAATTCCATGCCAGTTTGCAATATTACTTATTTGGTATAGCAACAATAATCATTGGGGTCTTTGATCTTAATTACTTTTTTTATGCATTGGAAGACTTTAAATACATTACCACGCGGACAGTCTTCTTTCAGATTGTTTCTGTAATAATAACCTTCGTTTTAATAAAAACAAAAGAAGATACATTAATTTATTTTTGTATTCCAATAGTAATCAGCCTTCTAAATACATTAATTAATACAAAGTATATTCTCAGGTTTATCAGTTTTAAGGCTCTTTATCTTAAATTGAATATGAGAGCACATGTAAAGCCCTTGCTTTTGTTATTTTCTGTGGGGATCTTTACAAGTATCTATAATTTACTCGATGTTACTATACTTGGATTTATATCAGGGGATGCCAGTATAGGTTATTATACTGTTGCATCTAAAATAAATAAAATACCACTTTCTTTAATAATGGTCTTAGTACCTGTGATGTTGCCAAGGATTGCCGTTGAATTTAAAAATGAAAATCATGACGAAATAAATCGACTGATTACGAAGACGCTTCAGTTTGTTATTCTTTTGGGCGTTCCAATCATGGTGGGGCTATACTTATTAGCACCAGAAATTATTGCACTTTTTTCGGGTAAGGCATTTGCGTCTTCTATCACTACCCTACGTATAATGTGTCCGGTTATATTGATAATTGGTATGACAACGAATTTCAGCACACAATTATTAATACCAATGGGACAGGATAAAGAACTTTTGTATGCAGTTATTGTAGGCACTATTGTAAGCTTGGTACTTAACTTTATTCTTATCCCAATTTTTGAACAAAATGGAGCAGCCATTTCTAACCTGGTTGCAGAATTATTTGTTTTAATTTGTTGCTATTTATACGTACGAAAAAAAATCAAAATCAAAATCCCATATCAACAGTTGATCGTCTTCACATTGCTTTGCATCCCATTTTGGGGTATTGTAATAGTTTGTAGAAAAATGTCTTCAGTCCCGCTTACTATTTTGATTTCTG
Coding sequences within:
- a CDS encoding WD40/YVTN/BNR-like repeat-containing protein → MNPALKYAAILITVILTANTSSAQGIKILEQTQSTSVRGLSVVNDKVAWVSGSKGYIGLTVDGGTTWQWQQVKGFEQSDFRDIEAFSDQKAVIMSSGIPALIMTTANGGKSWQVNYRNDDKAYFLDAMAFADDKHGYTLGDPINGKFVLLETKDGGHNWKSMANAPAALPNEACFAASGTCIAADKNTLQIVTGGSVSRLLSWDNKDWVYQALPILHGKESQGAFSFAGESSTMVFVGGDYQDNHRADSVAYVANFCCDVTKAGFPQRSPAGFQSCVNWLGGSNFISTGTSGTNLSTDGGNTWARINDESFNVCQQAKHGKLVLLAGDKGKIALYEPYLPHN
- a CDS encoding PAS domain S-box protein, with amino-acid sequence MNKPSPLQIVLFVLFTIAMLTILGYSTLHQTSLERTLLLLTIIAFLFGLSIRFYFKSVHIATSSYQNLFNGSPLAIYIMAKGSLKILNVNKAMVKLYGYTEKEFSKMTALDIRPEEDHEEFKRYVVKEKEPDESGIALHQKKNGEKFYVRFNFHSIPLIKEDAVLVMITDIDENIKNEKRIGELLHLYEAVNQATHDVIWDYDLLENKITWMEGFEEIYGYTEENRPYDFNDMTDVYYADRDKVQHFFADVIANKQKDWILEYRFRCADGTIKYVRDRGLSVFNKAGEPIRLIGAMQDIDKQKRYEQELVSRNEQLEEIAWINSHEVRRPLSNILALARMIKEYPNPSDELSTLIEYLYASSQELDDAVNLINKRTRAEV
- a CDS encoding polysaccharide biosynthesis protein, with translation MENNLATFKGKTLMITGGTGSFGNAVLNRFLQSDLAEIRIFSRDEKKQEDMRIHYKNNKLNFIIGDIRDFQSINSAMAGVDFLFHAAALKQVPSCEFYPMQAIQTNIIGAENVMEAAAINKVKRVVVLSTDKAVYPINTMGMSKALMEKLAVSKARDPKVRANDSVICATRYGNVMCSRGSIIPLFIKQIKEGNPLTVTDPNMTRFMMSLEDSVDLVLFAFENAQPGDIFVQKSPATTILTLATALKELFNANNEINIIGPRHGEKLYETLCGKEEMAKALDMGDFYKVPADYRDLNYTKYVQEDGPTLVDFEYNSHNTKRLDLDATKQLLLSLDYVQNELKDL
- a CDS encoding DegT/DnrJ/EryC1/StrS family aminotransferase, whose translation is MLPLVKPFLPPKEVLMPQLEQILYSGYIAEGEAVYEFERNFANFVSNPHTVSLNSGTAALHIALLLAGVGSGDEVISTVLTAEPTNVAIKLVGAKVIWADVDINTGLLDPVSVRSKITAKTKAIMIVHYAGMVADLDEFKKLSEEFNIPVIEDAAHALGSKYNGQVVGSISPYTIFSFQAIKHLTTIDGGMLTLKTEEQQHNAKLLRWFGLDKMKPRLENDIKFPGYKYHMNNVNATVGLVQLKYIQDVIDKHIANGLYFDKELANTAGVELLHYYPKSEASYWLYTLKVENRDAFIKMLAANGISASELHLRNDRHSIFAESKTDLPAFEQFYKKMVHIPCGWWVSKEDREKITDLIKKGW
- a CDS encoding DegT/DnrJ/EryC1/StrS family aminotransferase codes for the protein MIPIFKPYMPPALPELNDILYSGNLSYGKWGKQFESKLSSYIGAEYVMVTNSYNSAMLIMLTTLGLSPGDVVLASPMSCLASNQPFITQNLKVKWVDIDPATGSMDPDSLVKAIDSNCKAIFHNHFCGTPGYIDEINKIASEHGLVVVDDCIEAFGSKYKGKMMGNVGTDASVFSFQTVRLPNTVDGGAIAFKSAKMFERALRIRDYGINRATFRDCYNEISVDSDIEIGGYGALMPEINSYIGYEQMGDLPLLISKQRENAVKWQSYLTAKYPNDKIIGFSEDIDPNFWVIGLLCNNKQESLKHFRNIGYYATGVHISNNHYSVFGDQQYLAGVSDFENKFLALPTGWWIEDLSFD
- a CDS encoding acyl carrier protein gives rise to the protein MIEKSNFLDNFKELFEETSPDQITFQSHFRDLDEWSSLIVLSLIVQFEDNYNVKLNLEKIESAVTVEDLYQLTQ
- a CDS encoding SDR family NAD(P)-dependent oxidoreductase, which gives rise to MSIDYNFNEKHLLITGCTSGIGQQCAWDLNKFNATLSVTGRSSEKFVKTKEKLKSGSYNAFIGDLTNSEFIDDLVKDVKPLDGLVLSAGIVDYTPVKLISKQRIRNVFDLNFEANVLLIQKLLLKKKINNSASIVIISSISNKLGIPGTALYAASKAAISAYAKVLSSELSSKKIRVNTVVPGVIKTELITNKGVISVEEFNKDENAYPLGYGTVEDVSNQIMYLLSDASKWVTGSEFVLDGGYLLK
- a CDS encoding 3-oxoacyl-ACP synthase III family protein, which translates into the protein MNKAYIKYIEYYLPDAILDNNTLNEEFPSWSADKISAKTGIYQRHIAAPDEFASDMAIKVAEKLIVNNNIDRSEIDFILLCTQSPDYFLPTTACIVQNKLNIPSSAGALDFNLGCSGYVYGLALAKGLIVSNIAKNVLLITSEVYSKFIHEKDKSNRTIFGDGASATLISNSGLCEIGEFDLGTDGSGANNLIVKEGATRYPERGNTETIDSFGNVHAPACLYMNGPEIFTFTSRAVPELINNTLNKNNLSLAKIDLHIFHQANQFMLEHLMKKIGIDRDRFFIYLKECGNTVSSTIPIALKNAIEGKIKKGDNVLLAGFGVGYSWGATILFF
- a CDS encoding protoporphyrinogen/coproporphyrinogen oxidase: MRKVIVIGSGISGLSISRMLAEDNEVEILERDELHGGLIKCKRIDGNLFHLVGGHVFNSRNQAVLDWFWKHFDRQNEFIKANRNAKILMGDAVIGYPIENYLYQLPEQQAIIVLNELLDKLSSGVRDVGDYANFKDFLIGNFGEELYNIYFGPYNTKIWNTDLSKVPLEWLEGKLPMPKLREVILSNVVRQEETTMVHSTFYYPCKNGSQFIVDRLAEGLSINKSYDVQSIEYLDEYKLSVNNGDKIVDSIVYCGDVRKLHNIIKINDSALQKALIDISNLVSNGTSNILCETDADDISWLYLPEERFKAHRIIYTGNFSDSNNGGTARKTCVVEFSGKQNQDDMIKELALLPGNLVPLAFNYEPNSYIIQGEETREKILLLKKLLKPYRIFLLGRFAEWEYYNMDKCIEAAMDLKRLNF